In Halarcobacter bivalviorum, a genomic segment contains:
- a CDS encoding HNH endonuclease, giving the protein MVLDLRFVFIGFLVIASLIPLYIYRKEIYKRFYKTGSIKAFLKDCEIYLVSNFPKISFDFNCYLKYENEKDIRIKETLIVEDFVNQFIAQEYELTTQNSIAKELLWGGYEANSRLIKDNKRPTDWAQRKEAAWNREAGKCNRCGTKTKLIDSQALLAKQMKDGGGFNLENIVILCSDCSKIIRSENKQRTAKDLNLTYNLMKKVEA; this is encoded by the coding sequence ATGGTATTAGATTTAAGATTTGTATTTATTGGCTTTTTAGTTATTGCTTCATTAATTCCTCTTTATATTTATAGAAAAGAGATTTATAAAAGATTTTATAAAACAGGAAGCATAAAAGCTTTTTTAAAAGATTGTGAAATCTATTTAGTTTCAAATTTTCCTAAAATCTCTTTTGATTTTAACTGTTACTTAAAATATGAGAATGAAAAAGACATTAGAATAAAAGAGACTTTGATTGTAGAAGACTTTGTAAATCAATTTATAGCACAGGAATATGAACTAACGACTCAAAACTCTATAGCAAAAGAGCTTCTTTGGGGTGGATATGAAGCAAACTCAAGATTAATAAAAGACAATAAAAGACCTACAGATTGGGCACAAAGAAAAGAAGCAGCTTGGAATAGAGAAGCTGGTAAATGTAATAGATGTGGAACAAAAACAAAACTTATTGACTCTCAAGCTCTTTTAGCAAAACAGATGAAAGATGGAGGTGGATTTAATCTTGAAAATATTGTTATTCTTTGTTCTGATTGTAGTAAAATTATAAGATCAGAAAACAAACAAAGAACAGCAAAAGATTTAAACCTAACTTA